One genomic segment of Actinoplanes ianthinogenes includes these proteins:
- a CDS encoding coiled-coil domain-containing protein — MAALSPRRCTALLALLVAALTAILVVPGTPALAADPEGGSKKLRANLEAAAKGYDQAKTKLAASKKRQVQLAATLKSAQGRSDLLTKRVSAVANRSYQMGRISTVMLLLNSSSPDKFVERVQGLDMLAQVDSSTLADYRTDIETIRKAQTALTAEITEQQRQVTVMERKKKQAELALAEVGGGSAGGFIDANSPAAAPAPRNSDGSWPKESCSIKDPTSSGCLTPRTLHAYQEARSDGFTHYTVCWSQRSSGEHPKGRACDFSANASTFKTSAATGSDKAYGDRLAAYFVKNADKLGVMYVIWYRQIWMPSTGWRAYSATGDAAAVHTNHVHLSML; from the coding sequence GTGGCGGCCCTCTCCCCGCGCCGGTGCACCGCCCTGCTCGCTCTCCTCGTTGCCGCGCTCACGGCGATCCTCGTCGTGCCCGGCACCCCGGCGCTCGCCGCCGACCCGGAGGGCGGGTCGAAGAAGCTGCGGGCCAACCTGGAGGCCGCCGCCAAGGGATACGACCAGGCGAAGACCAAGCTCGCCGCGTCCAAGAAGCGGCAGGTCCAGCTGGCCGCCACGCTCAAGAGCGCGCAGGGGCGGTCCGACCTGCTCACCAAGCGGGTCTCCGCGGTGGCCAACCGGTCGTACCAGATGGGCCGGATCAGCACCGTGATGCTGCTGCTCAACAGCAGCTCGCCGGACAAGTTCGTGGAGCGGGTGCAGGGCCTGGACATGCTCGCGCAGGTGGACAGCAGCACCCTCGCCGACTACCGGACCGACATCGAGACCATCCGGAAGGCGCAGACCGCGCTGACCGCCGAGATCACCGAGCAGCAGCGCCAGGTCACCGTGATGGAGCGGAAGAAGAAGCAGGCCGAGCTCGCGCTCGCGGAGGTCGGTGGTGGGTCGGCCGGCGGCTTCATCGACGCGAACTCGCCGGCCGCCGCCCCGGCGCCGCGCAACTCGGACGGGTCGTGGCCCAAGGAGTCCTGCTCGATCAAGGACCCGACGTCGAGCGGGTGCCTGACGCCGCGGACGCTGCACGCGTACCAGGAGGCGCGGTCGGACGGGTTCACCCACTACACGGTCTGCTGGAGCCAGCGGTCGTCGGGTGAGCACCCGAAGGGGCGGGCCTGCGACTTCTCGGCGAACGCGAGCACGTTCAAGACGTCGGCGGCGACCGGGAGCGACAAGGCGTACGGCGACCGGCTGGCCGCCTACTTCGTGAAGAACGCCGACAAGCTCGGCGTGATGTACGTGATCTGGTACCGGCAGATCTGGATGCCGAGCACCGGCTGGCGGGCGTACAGCGCGACCGGTGACGCGGCGGCGGTGCACACGAACCACGTACACCTCTCCATGCTCTGA